Sequence from the Cellulomonas fimi ATCC 484 genome:
GGCCGACAGCGGCCCCCGCAGGACGACGAGCAGGAGCCCTGCGACCGCGAGGCCCGCGAGCTTGGCGGCCGCGGGCGTCCGGTGCACGACGCTCGTGCCGGGGTGGTGCAGCCCGAGCGGCCCGGCCCACGGCGCCCGCAGCGGCCCCCGGGCGGTGCGGCGGCTCACGGCACGCCCGCTTCGGACATGAGCGCCTCGTAGTGCGCGACGGCGTCGTGCGGGTCCCCGTCGTGGACGACCTGCCCCTCGTGCACGACGAGCACGCGGTCGGCGCGACGCGCGGCGTCGAGGTCGTGCGTGACGAGGACGACCTGCTGGTCGAGCCCTGCGAGCAGGTCGTCGACGGTGCGGCGCCACCGCAGGTCGAGCAGCGTGGTCGGCTCGTCGCACACGAGCACGTCGGGCTCGGTGGCGAGGACCGCGGCGAGGGCGAGGAGCTGGCGCTGGCCGCCGGACAGCGCGTGCACGGGCACGTCGGCGCGGTCGTCGAGCCCGAACCGGCGCAGCGCCGCCCGCGCGGCGCGCTCGCGCCCTGCCGCGTCGGGGTGCCTGCGGCGCAGGGAGAGCGCGACGTCCTCGAGCGGCGTCGGCATGACGATCTGCGCGTTCGGGTCGGTGAAGACGAACCCGACGCGGCGCCGGACGGCGGGCCCGTCGGTCGCGGTGTCGAGCCCGTCGACGCGGACCGTGCCGCTGGACGGCAGGACGAGGCCGTTGAGCAGCCGCGCGAGCGTCGACTTGCCCGACCCGTTGGCCCCGACCACCGCGACCCGCCGCTCGCCGAGCCGCAGCGTCACCGGGCCGAGCAGCCGCACGACCTGCTCGGCACCGCCGTGCGGGTCCGGGGTCCAGGCGGTGACGACGACGTCGTCGAGCGCGATCACGCGGCGGCTGCCGTCAGCGGCGCGTGCGCAGCAGGTCGGGGAACGCGCGCAGGACGGCGAGCGCGACGGCCGCCGCCAGGAGGTTCTTCACGACGTCGCCGGGCCAGTAGACGACGTCGATCGCGAACGCCTCGGGCAGCGACAGGCCGAGCCGCGCCATGAGCCCGGCGATGCCGGCGGGATGGATCGTCAGGAAGCTCGCGCCGAGCCCGGCGGCGACCAGCGCGGCGTACCGCCAGGCAGGGCGCACGCGCAGCGCGCGGCTCGCGAACGCTCCGGCGACGGCCGCCGCGAACGGGAAGGCCAGCAGGTAGCCGACAGAGGGCTTGGTGAGCACGACGAGACCGCCGGTCCCCTCGGCGAACACCGGCAGGCCGGCGAGGCCGACCGCGAGGTACAGCCCGACGGCGAGCGCCCCGCGGCGCCACCCGAGCACGAGCCCCGCGAGCACCACGCCGAACGTCTGCAGCGTGATCGGCACGCCCGACGGCGTCGGGATGCCCGGCAGCACCGCGCACACGGCGACGAACGCGGCGAACGTCGAGACGAGCGCGACGTCGGCGGCGGTGCTGCTGCGCACGACGGGCGCCGGCTCGAGCGTCGGGGCCGGGGCGTGCGGCTGCTGCGGTGCGTCGGTCATGGGTCCCCCTGGGACGTCGTGGCGGCGTGCGGGGCCCGATATGCGGGCGGTTCGCCACGCTATCGGGTCGTAGAATCGTGGTCCTTCGCGCCCGAGGCCAACGCCGGGACGCAAATCTCGGAGGAAAGCCACCACGTGATCACCGCCCAGGCCGTCGAGCTGCGCATCGGCGCCCGCGTGCTGCTCGAGCCGACGACGTTCCGCATCGCCGCCGGGGACCGCATCGGTCTCGTGGGTCGCAACGGTGCGGGCAAGACGACGCTGACCCGCACGCTGTCGGGGGAGACGCAG
This genomic interval carries:
- a CDS encoding energy-coupling factor ABC transporter ATP-binding protein, whose protein sequence is MIALDDVVVTAWTPDPHGGAEQVVRLLGPVTLRLGERRVAVVGANGSGKSTLARLLNGLVLPSSGTVRVDGLDTATDGPAVRRRVGFVFTDPNAQIVMPTPLEDVALSLRRRHPDAAGRERAARAALRRFGLDDRADVPVHALSGGQRQLLALAAVLATEPDVLVCDEPTTLLDLRWRRTVDDLLAGLDQQVVLVTHDLDAARRADRVLVVHEGQVVHDGDPHDAVAHYEALMSEAGVP
- a CDS encoding biotin transporter BioY; the encoded protein is MTDAPQQPHAPAPTLEPAPVVRSSTAADVALVSTFAAFVAVCAVLPGIPTPSGVPITLQTFGVVLAGLVLGWRRGALAVGLYLAVGLAGLPVFAEGTGGLVVLTKPSVGYLLAFPFAAAVAGAFASRALRVRPAWRYAALVAAGLGASFLTIHPAGIAGLMARLGLSLPEAFAIDVVYWPGDVVKNLLAAAVALAVLRAFPDLLRTRR